The genomic stretch CCCATACTTCGCTATCACATGAGCTACAAGTGTTCCCTGAACCTCTGGTATTAGCGAGGCTGAACCGCTATATCTAGCGAGCTCCTCAAGAACGACCGAGACACCCAGTAGATCGAGACCAGCACCACCAAGATCCTCTGGGATATTAGGGGTTAGAATCCCCATCCTACCCATATCCCTCACAAGCTCCCTCGGATACCAGTTCTCAGCATCTATCTTCCTAGCTAGGGGAGCAACATATCTCGATGCAAACTCCCTAACAGTCCTCCTAAGTATAGATAGATCCTGCGTCGACAAAGGCCCACCGAATAATATGTGCTA from Sulfolobales archaeon encodes the following:
- a CDS encoding acyl-CoA dehydrogenase family protein, translated to MSTQDLSILRRTVREFASRYVAPLARKIDAENWYPRELVRDMGRMGILTPNIPEDLGGAGLDLLGVSVVLEELARYSGSASLIPEVQGTLVAHVIAKYGGKRVVEEVVPKLASGDAIGSFALSEPCCGSDAANIETTIERQGGEWVVKGTKMWTTQGLYADYFLVFGRIGDRSE